A window of the Scophthalmus maximus strain ysfricsl-2021 chromosome 8, ASM2237912v1, whole genome shotgun sequence genome harbors these coding sequences:
- the LOC118312526 gene encoding retinal cone rhodopsin-sensitive cGMP 3',5'-cyclic phosphodiesterase subunit gamma gives MADVAVAVPADRKAPPKFKQRTGRTFKSKAPKPGQKGFGDDIPGMEGLGTDITVVCPWEAFGDMELSDLAKYGIV, from the exons ATGGCAGACGTCGCCGTTGCAGTTCCCGCCGACAGGAAGGCCCCTCCCAAATTCAAGCAGAGGACCGGTCGCACCTTCAAGAGCAAGGCCCCTAAACCAGGCCAGAAGGG ATTCGGAGACGACATCCCCGGCATGGAGGGTCTTGGCACAGACATCACGGTGGTGTGCCCATGGGAAGCCTTTGGCGACATGGAGCTCAGCGACCTGGCGAAATATGGAATTGTTTAG
- the LOC118312527 gene encoding retinal cone rhodopsin-sensitive cGMP 3',5'-cyclic phosphodiesterase subunit gamma codes for MADTAVAAPADRKAPPKFKQRTARTFKSKAPKPGQKGFGDDIPGMEGLGTDITVVCPWEAFGDMELSDLAKYGIV; via the exons ATGGCAGACACAGCCGTTGCAGCACCCGCAGACAGAAAGGCACCTCCCAAGTTCAAGCAGAGGACCGCTCGCACCTTCAAGAGCAAGGCCCCTAAGCCAGGCCAGAAGGG attcgGAGATGACATCCCCGGCATGGAGGGTCTTGGCACAGACATCACTGTGGTGTGCCCATGGGAAGCCTTTGGCGACATGGAGCTCAGCGACCTGGCAAAATATGGAATTGTCTAG
- the LOC118312525 gene encoding RNA binding protein fox-1 homolog 2 isoform X6 → MMGLYYPSLLSGSQDSAGGQEGLVPPFSAFPPPPPPPPQNGLTLDYGGSLYAAGAVQGPVEAGGVANSAANAANSLSAQQSDGSSQIDGQSGVGSGGGGGGGSVGDDSDAKGTPKRLHVSNIPFRFRDPDLRQMFGQFGKILDVEIIFNERGSKGFGFVTFETSADAERAREKLHGTLVEGRKIEVNNATARVMTNKKMTTPYSNGEGLAALPYAGWKLSPMVGAMYSPELYTVPGFPYQAAAAAATTAATFRGAHLRGRARPVYSAVRAAVPQPAIPTYPGVMAYQDGFYGAADLYGGYAAYRYAQPTAVATPAAAAAAAAAYSDSYGRVYTTDPYHAALAPAAYGVGAMQHKTRDGTQMFFQRLYVDY, encoded by the exons ATGATGGGACTGTACTATCCTTCCCTGTTGTCG GGCTCCCAGGATAGTGCTGGCGGTCAGGAGGGACTCGTACCCCCTTTCTCCGCATTccccccacctccaccgccGCCCCCCCAGAACGGCCTGACCCTGGATTACGGGGGCAGCCTGTACGCAGCGGGGGCCGTCCAGGGTCCCGTGGAAGCTGGCGGAGTGGCGAACAGCGCTGCCAACGCCGCCAACAGCCTCAGTGCCCAA CAGTCAGATGGGTCCTCCCAGATTGACGGACAGTCGGGGGTTGgctcgggaggaggaggaggtggcgggaGTGTTGGGGATGATTCAGATGCCAAGGGGACCCCCAAACGCCTCCATGTGTCCAACATCCCCTTCCGCTTCCGAGACCCCGACCTGCGGCAGATGTTTGGG caaTTTGGCAAAATCCTCGACGTCGAGATCATTTTCAACGAGAGGGGATCCAAG GGCTTCGGTTTTGTCACCTTCGAGACGAGTGCAGATgcagagagagccagagagaagCTCCATGGCACGCTGGTGGAAGGACGTAAAATCGAG GTCAATAATGCCACAGCCAGAGTGATGACGAACAAGAAGATGACCACACCGTACTCTAACGGAGAGGGCCTCGCTGCTCTTCCATATG CTGGATGGAAGTTGAGTCCCATGGTTGGAGCGATGTACAGCCCTGAGCTCTACACAG TACCAGGGTTTCCGTACCAAGCCGCGGCAGCTGCTGCCACCACTGCTGCGACCTTTCGAGGCGCTCATCTCCGGGGTCGGGCCCGGCCCGTCTACAGTGCAGTCAGGGCAGCGGTGCCACAACCTGCAATCCCTACATACCCTGG tgtgatGGCCTATCAGGATGGTTTTTACGGTGCAGCTGATCTCTAT GGCGGCTATGCAGCCTATCGCTACGCCCAGCCAACTGCGGTAGCGACgcctgcagcggcggcggccgcggcAGCAGCTTACAGTGACAG CTATGGACGAGTTTACACAACAGACCCCTACCATGCTGCTCTCGCTCCTGCTGCCTATGGTGTTGGAGCCATG CAGCACAAGACTCGGGATGGAACCCAGATGTTCTTCCAAAGGCTGTATGTGGATTACTGA